A DNA window from Ctenopharyngodon idella isolate HZGC_01 chromosome 10, HZGC01, whole genome shotgun sequence contains the following coding sequences:
- the timm13 gene encoding mitochondrial import inner membrane translocase subunit Tim13: MDSFGSDFSSGSSSGKMDTGTIMEQVKVQIAVANAQELLQRMTDKCFKKCIGKPGSTLDNSEQKCIAMCMDRYMDAWNTVSRAYNSRLQRERARI; encoded by the exons ATGGACAGTTTCGGTTCTGATTTCTCTTCGGGCTCATCGTCTGGTAAAATGGACACTGGCACTATAATGGAGCAGGTCAAAGTTCAGATTGCTGTTGCAAACGCGCAAGAGCTGCTGCAG AGAATGACTGATAAATGCTTCAAGAAATGCATTGGCAAGCCAGGAAGCACACTGGACAACTCTGAACAG aaATGCATTGCCATGTGCATGGACCGCTACATGGATGCCTGGAACACGGTCTCCCGCGCATATAATTCCAGATTACAGAGGGAAAGGGCACGTATTTGA
- the enc3 gene encoding ectodermal-neural cortex 3, with amino-acid sequence MSVSNHENRKSRSSSGSMNIQLFHKTSHADSLLTHLNLLRKRRVFTDVVLRAGHRAFPCHRAVLASCSRYFEAMFSGGLKESRDAEVNFHDSLHPEVLELLLDYAYSARVIINEENAESLLEASDMLQFHDIRDAAAEFLEKNLHPSNCLGMMLLSDAHQCQKLYELSWRMCLANFANLYHTEDFLSLPKDKVQELVFSEELEVEDESIVYEAVIDWVRADIGRRHLDLPDLLRCVRLALLPESYLLKNVASEELVMGHKVGREIVEDAVRCKMKILQNDGVVTGFCARPRKVSQALLLLGGQTFMCDKVYMIDHKAKEITPKTDLPSPRKECSACAIGCKVYVTGGRGSENGSSKDVWVYDTLHDEWSKAAPMLVARFGHGSAELDHILYVVGGHTSLAGSFPASPSVSLKQVEQYNPQSNKWTLVAPLREGVSNAAVVGAKNKLFAFGGTSVNRDKYPKVQCFDPCENRWTVPATCPQLWRYTAAAVVGNHVVVIGGDTEFSASSAYRFNSETFQWTKFGDVTSRRISCHAVASGNRLYVVGGYFGAQRCKTLDCYDPSTDSWDSITSVPYSLIPTAFVSTWKYLPS; translated from the coding sequence ATGTCTGTCAGTAATCACGAGAACCGAAAGTCGAGGTCAAGCTCTGGATCCATGAACATCCAGCTGTTCCACAAGACGTCACATGCAGACAGCTTGCTTACCCACCTCAACCTCCTCCGCAAGCGACGTGTTTTCACGGATGTAGTCCTGCGTGCTGGACATCGAGCATTCCCATGCCACCGGGCGGTTCTGGCATCATGTAGCCGCTATTTTGAGGCCATGTTCAGCGGTGGCCTGAAGGAGAGCCGAGACGCCGAGGTCAACTTCCACGACTCTTTGCACCCGGAGGTTCTGGAGCTTCTGCTAGACTACGCCTACTCTGCCCGGGTGATCATCAACGAGGAAAATGCAGAGTCTTTGCTGGAGGCTAGCGACATGCTCCAGTTCCACGACATCCGTGACGCCGCCGCAGAATTCCTGGAGAAGAACCTGCATCCGTCCAACTGTCTTGGGATGATGCTTTTGTCTGATGCTCATCAGTGCCAGAAGTTGTATGAACTTTCTTGGAGGATGTGCCTGGCAAATTTTGCTAATCTCTACCACACCGAGGACTTCCTAAGCCTGCCCAAAGATAAAGTTCAGGAGCTCGTTTTTAGTGAGGAGTTGGAGGTTGAGGATGAAAGCATTGTGTACGAGGCTGTTATTGACTGGGTTAGAGCAGACATTGGGAGAAGACATCTGGATCTTCCCGACCTTCTTCGCTGCGTTCGCCTCGCCCTGCTCCCAGAGAGCTACCTGCTAAAGAATGTTGCGTCCGAGGAGCTCGTCATGGGACACAAGGTGGGCCGTGAGATTGTGGAAGACGCTGTCCGTTGCAAAATGAAGATCCTGCAGAACGATGGAGTCGTCACAGGCTTCTGCGCCCGACCCCGGAAGGTCAGCCAAGCCCTCCTGCTTCTAGGAGGCCAAACGTTCATGTGTGACAAAGTATACATGATTGATCACAAGGCCAAAGAGATCACTCCCAAAACGGACCTTCCTAGCCCTCGCAAAGAGTGTAGTGCTTGCGCTATTGGCTGTAAAGTATATGTCACAGGTGGTCGAGGGTCTGAAAATGGGTCTTCAAAAGACGTTTGGGTCTATGACACCTTGCACGACGAATGGTCCAAAGCTGCACCAATGCTCGTTGCTAGATTTGGACATGGTTCAGCAGAACTTGACCATATCCTGTATGTAGTAGGTGGACACACATCCCTTGCGGGGTCATTCCCTGCATCCCCATCTGTGTCTCTCAAACAAGTGGAGCAGTACAACCCCCAATCCAACAAGTGGACACTGGTAGCTCCTCTTCGAGAGGGTGTGAGCAATGCTGCTGTCGTAGGGGCCAAAAACAAACTCTTTGCTTTTGGAGGGACTAGTGTAAATAGGGACAAATATCCTAAGGTTCAGTGCTTTGACCCCTGTGAGAACAGGTGGACTGTCCCGGCCACTTGTCCTCAGCTTTGGCGTTACACAGCGGCAGCAGTTGTTGGGAACCATGTTGTGGTCATTGGCGGAGATACTGAGTTCTCGGCGAGCTCCGCGTACCGCTTCAATAGCGAGACGTTCCAGTGGACCAAGTTTGGTGACGTGACTTCCAGGAGAATAAGCTGTCATGCAGTGGCATCGGGGAATCGCCTGTACGTGGTCGGGGGATACTTTGGGGCACAGAGGTGTAAAACCTTGGACTGCTATGACCCCTCAACGGACTCATGGGATAGCATAACAAGTGTACCATATTCGCTTATCCCGACAGCATTTGTCAGCACCTGGAAGTACCTCCCATCTTGA